The Pseudomonas alkylphenolica genomic sequence CCAGGCGCTCGCTGTGTTGCTGCAGATTGAATGCAGCCAAACGGCCAACCAGGGGTTCGGCATAGGCGGCACAGGCACTGAGCGCATCCGCCGCAACCAGTGCCTCAAGCGGGCCGACACAGATCAGCCAGGCCTGGACAATATGCCCCTGGGCATAGGGCAGCAGATAAGTATCGAACTGCGGCAGTAGGGCTTGCAGGTCTGCATGATCGGTACTTGAGACCATCTGCCCCGGGACCAGTCGGTCCAGCAGATGTCCGATCGCCTCATCACTGGGCCAATGCAGTGGCGCGTTGCTGCTGGCATAGGTTTGCCAGCCCTGCTCCCCCGGCAGCAGGATCCGCCCACCGCTGGCCCGCCAATGACGGACCAGCCATTGCAATTGCTCCTGGGCCACTTGCCCAAGACGCTCGATGCTGCAATTGCGCAGTTCGCAGGCCAAATGGCTCATCAGGTGGCGTTGGCGCTCTGCGCCCAGCGACTGCTGGTGGTGTTGCAACAGATCGCCGATGTCGAACAGCTGCAACAGCCAGTTGCCGGGCTGCCCCAGCAGCCAGCCTCGGGTATGCAGCGTACCGCCACCGACCGCCTTGAAATCCAGATCCAGCGGCTGCGCCTGCCAGTCCATGGGCTCTCCCTCAAGCACCACCAGGCTGTAGGGCTGCACATAGTCCTGCAATCGCACCTCGCTGTGCGCCGGCAACGCCAGCGCCGCACGCAAGGGGCCGGCCAGGCGCTGTACCCTGGCACCATCGTCGAGCCATATCTGCAACCCCACGGCGGGCATACTGGCCGGCGGCTGCGGCTCGGCAATGACCGATGTGGAGCGCCCACGCAAACGCCCGAACAACCGTGCTACGCAACTCACCGTTGCCGGCTCGCTTGGGTCTTGTAGCTGACCGCACTATGGAACAGCGCAAAAAAGATCACGAATACCGCAACGAACTCCAGCGCCGCAGCGCCTTTTTGCCTTCCGACCAGGCTTGCTTTCATGATCGCGTCTACCCTGACAGTGACACCTGACTGACAGCATAGAATCATTCACCACAAAGGGATGCATTTCGCCAATGCAAAGCATTGTTCTGCTGCTGTGGCTTGCCTTGTGCGCTGAACAAGATATGCGTGAGCGCCAGATCGCCAACTCCCTGACCCTCGGCGCGGCGGCCGGCGCCCTGGCCTATTTGTTCATGACCGGACACACCTGGATCGGCGCCGACGCCAGCGAAGGCGGCTGGGCACTGGCCATCGTCATGCTCCTGACCCTGCCCGGCTACATGCTCGGCCGCTTTGGCGCCGGTGATGTGAAGTTACTCGCGGCCCTGGCGCTGGCGACCGATCGCATGTATGTGCTGGGTACCTTCATCGGCGCCGGAATAGCTGTGCTGATCTGGCTTTCCAGCCGTCGCTGGCTGTGGTCCCTGTTGAGTCAAAAGGTCAAGAACCGCATCAAGCAATTAACTGAGGACTCTGCAAACAAGCAACCCTTTGCTCCCTTCATACTGGCGGGTTTCGTGCTGGCCAGTGTATGGATCCATTAGTCGCCCACGCCTGTTTCTAGCTCGTGCATGGCTTGTACATGGGCGCAAAGTACGACTACTTTCTAGTGAGTTGACCAGCGATTGCAAGACCCCAGGCTCCGGGAGAGAGGGGCTTCTCAGCAGGGAGTAGCGTGTGAACAGGATACTCAGTGAAGTAAAGGTGTTGGTCGTCGATGGCCAGCCCTTGGTCGTCGAAGAGCTGTGTGAACTTCTCGAGCGCAACGGCTACCGTTGCCTGCCGTGCCTGTCCAGTAACCAGGCTATCGAAACCTTTGCCGCCGACCCGTCGATCGGCCTGGTGTTGTGCGATCTGCACATGCCGGATTGCGATGGCGTTGAACTGTTCGGCGCCTTGAAGGTGATTGCCGGGCAACAACGGATTTTCGAGGCGATCATGCTCACTGACCGAGCCGACAAACAGGATGTGATCAGAGCTTTGCGCGCAGGCTTTGCCGACTACTACCAGAAACCCCTGGACCTGAACGAACTGCTCGAAGGCGTGCAACGCCAGGAGGCCGCACTGCAGGAACAACAGCAATGCCAGCAGCGACTGGGCAACCTGAACCAGAAACTGCAGTACCTGGCCGACTCGATCGACGACCTTTACCAAGACCTGGAAAAAGCCCGGGGTCTGGGCGCACACCGTCGCGCCACAGACGTCGACAGCGAGCCGGTCGCCGAGAACCTTCCAGGCAACTTCGAACAACTGTCACCCCGGCAACTGGAAGTCGCGCGCCTGGTCAGTCAGGGCAAGACCAACTATCAGATCGCCTGCGAATTGGGCATCACCGAAAACACCGTCAAGCTCTACGTCTCCCAGGTACTGCGCCTGACCCATATGCACAATCGTACGCAGCTGGCGCTGGCGCTGTCATCGAGCACTTCGCCACTGCACCTGCGGGTAACGGCGCACTAGGCCCGTCTCCTGGCTGTGGGCTTCATGAACTGAACGGCCTGACCTCTGACCTGTAATGGAAACACACCATGCCAAGCTCCTCTCTGCGCGAACAGATTCTCCTGGTGGATGACGAAGAGGAGGCGTTGCTGGAACTTGCCGAACTGCTTGAGGCCGAGGGCTTTCGCTGCCACACCGCCACCTCGGTAAAACTCGCCCTGCAGCAGCTCACCCGCCACCCGGATATGGCCCTGGTGATCACCGACCTGCGTATGCCGGAAGACAGTGGCATTTCACTGATCAAGCGCCTGCGTGAGCACACTGCCCGCCAGCACTTGCCGGTGATCGCCACCTCCAGTCATGCCGACATGGACGACATCAGTGACCTGCTACGCCCGCAGGTGCTGGACCTGTTTCGCAAACCGATCTATCACATCCGTCTGCTGGAAACCCTGGATAACCTCTTTCCCAAGCCACGCTGCATCGGGTCAACTGATTGATCGCGGGGCAAGCCAGCTCCCACCAGTGGGGAGCCTGTGGGAGCGGGCTTGCCCCGCGATTACAGCTGAAAGCTGAAGCTCAAGGTAAAACGCGGCTGCCGGTCGAGGCTGTCGAGGGCGATGTCCGACATCGGTTTGGCCGCTTCCAGGGAAATGCTGTAGTAGCGTGCATCGCCAACGCGCACCCCCAGCGCTGTCGAAGACAAGCGTGAGTCGCGAATTTCAAGCTCGTTGAACCAGCTGCGCGCGGCATCCACTACCACATAGGGCTGCACCCGCTTGAACCAGTGGCCATCGCTGCTGAAACTGTAGTTCAGCTCATATGCCACACCCCAGCCCTTGTCACCCGAAGCCTGATCGGCGGGATAACCACGGCCGAAACTCTGGCCGCCAAATACTGCACGCTCGCTGTCCGGCAAACTGTCGTTGCTCCAGTTCAGCGCCGCCGAAATCACACCCTGCCAATGATCGAAATAGCGATCACTCTGCAACCCGGACACCCGCAGACGCAGAAAGTCCAAGTCGACATCGCTGTCGGTGTTCGCCCCCAGGTAATCTATGCCCTGGTAGGCGCCGACACTGAGGATGCGCAATTGCCGGGGATCGGTCTGGCGCCAGTCGCCTTCGAAGGCCAGGGCGCGCAGGTCGGTGCGGCTCCGACTCTTGAATGCAGTGTCGACAGCCTGATAATCGGTGTCGTCACTCACTGCGTAGAGACGCCCGGCAACGTTGAGCCACTCCTCGGGGGAAGCCGTCACGACCTGGCTCAGGCCAATCGAATAGCGCTCATGCTCACGATGCTGCTTGAGGTC encodes the following:
- a CDS encoding response regulator, whose product is MPSSSLREQILLVDDEEEALLELAELLEAEGFRCHTATSVKLALQQLTRHPDMALVITDLRMPEDSGISLIKRLREHTARQHLPVIATSSHADMDDISDLLRPQVLDLFRKPIYHIRLLETLDNLFPKPRCIGSTD
- a CDS encoding response regulator transcription factor, whose translation is MNRILSEVKVLVVDGQPLVVEELCELLERNGYRCLPCLSSNQAIETFAADPSIGLVLCDLHMPDCDGVELFGALKVIAGQQRIFEAIMLTDRADKQDVIRALRAGFADYYQKPLDLNELLEGVQRQEAALQEQQQCQQRLGNLNQKLQYLADSIDDLYQDLEKARGLGAHRRATDVDSEPVAENLPGNFEQLSPRQLEVARLVSQGKTNYQIACELGITENTVKLYVSQVLRLTHMHNRTQLALALSSSTSPLHLRVTAH
- a CDS encoding prepilin peptidase, which produces MQSIVLLLWLALCAEQDMRERQIANSLTLGAAAGALAYLFMTGHTWIGADASEGGWALAIVMLLTLPGYMLGRFGAGDVKLLAALALATDRMYVLGTFIGAGIAVLIWLSSRRWLWSLLSQKVKNRIKQLTEDSANKQPFAPFILAGFVLASVWIH